One window of the Nocardia huaxiensis genome contains the following:
- a CDS encoding non-ribosomal peptide synthetase, protein MTARLPLTRAQQHVWVAQQLDDTGQRLIVGGYVHIHGALDEEVFERALRIVVAGAETLRVRFDTETDGSVVQVVEELRDWPLGRKSFRGAADPHGAALRFMEAALEQPIDLGRAPLFAHQLLDLGAAGTVWFIRSHHVVLDGASSAAFIRRVADTYSALLDGRSVSETVFDRAADLVATDEKFRRSARFAADREFWTQRLATEHPYDPPQFAGAPTAADGNRFLRHAGVLGETEWKALRVRAEAAGTPWPVWMFAAIAVLLHADSGARTVTLGLAVPAKRSRHALGMTANILPLRMTVDPAATVGELLAAVRAESLIILRHQGFQYGEMLAELGESGLTGGILGPTVNVMPMQKDLRFGVESATLRHIAAGRSDNLNISLYDNGEPTLSVTLESNTLRYSDRDLAAHHDRLTATIAALAAAPEDLPLGRLRFAPDPVAPAAGTGSSDTLVDLFERMVAAHGQATAVVHGGESLSYAELDARAARLARILAGSRVGPGDFVGLALPRSVDLIVAILAVLRTGAAYVPLDPSYPHWRLRAILEDAAPALTLVGAGVELPEVDFPVLRIGDPVQVVPAEPAGRPGARFPAYVIHTSGTTGRPKGVVVTHANVVRLLTATQPRFEFGADDVWTLFHSTAFDFSVWEIWGALGYGGTLVIVDAETARSPREFVELLAAQRVTVLNQTPSAFGMLVDADARRPADSARLALRHVIFGGEPVEPWRLAEWWSRHDPRGTRLTNMYGITETTVFTTGTPLSETVSPGDIGTAIPDLAVYILDAALRPAAPGVPGELYVAGPGVAAGYLRQPGRTAARFTADPFGAAGTVMYRSGDVARWTGSGTLEYLGRADRQVKIRGYRIEPGEIEAALCAIPAVRAAVVLTVEQRTGHRRLAAFVVGADAGGNGVDVGAVRASVAELLPAHAVPSTILAVDALPTTPNGKVDERRLRAFATNGGTPTAGALPRTDAEARLHAVFAEVLGHNSFGVDDGFFAVGGDSILAIRLADRARAAGFALTPRDVFEQQSIRALVHTAGTLPVAAPRVTAMPPATRDGRIVLPATALQAGLLFHSIYQDGAGEDPYLVQAVLTLDGPIDAQRLGAALRAVLARHPHLLGRFVVDRDAPEYEVRTDIELPWRVVELDGRSDAVPMAGQDDARPLVEPDVLARVRAEDARMTPLEAPLLRVAFVRTAPQSATLVVTHHHALLDGWSLGILLRELLLSYRGCELPAVTPFTAFLDRSAAQDRARARTAWAQALAGVEPSKVARAERGRWRRPAEHRFALPAPLVTALRERAGAHGLTLNTMVQALWALVVANLTGSEDVVFGITVSGRDSGDLDAAVGLLMNTVPLRVRVRPAETALELAVRIQRERVALMEHDHLGLSEIVAAAGVPDLFDTSLVFENFPLDSALLDDPGAEFRVSDVDVLGGTHFPLTVIVVPGAGELTFRLGAQLDHIDSLGDIDELWSRILTAAAALTTPRHAPIGQLDLLPPARRAELVNAGRGVQTTIENGALAACFESTVRDHADSIALWCDGVELTYAELNGRANQVARWLRTRGAGPGVPVGLALPRSVDLVVDFLAVAKLGALCVPLSDRYPPAHVRRLLEFTGTTLVLHELDGAAADFDDSNLDVHVAADAVATLMFTSGSTGASKGVEITHRNIVARARDRIGHSDGHRRMLMHLPHNWDMVVWELWLPLLTGRTTVLARPGVLDVHDYTEVLRAGRVTSIMLPAGLFHLLAEQIPDDLAGLRMIASAGDVLPPRAAATVRRGAHPPVVTNSYGPVEATSYALTFAIPGDMPADRPVPVGRPADNTRVAVLDAALRPVPVGVAGEIYLSGAGLANGYHRDPARTAERFVPDPFGPPGDRMYRTGDLGRWDGDGLLHFLGRADRQLKVNGFRVEPGEVEAAIRREPGISAVIVTARRVASGQSLLAHVVGEQIDTAALRTRLTATLPSYLVPSAIVVMSALPLTPMGKIDVAALPVPEAGDRIPARTPRQQLIAAAFAEALGRTDIGITDDFFALGGNSLSAIRVVAALRSRLEVAVSLRDLFESPTIAALEQALDLRAPGKGSHHLGHLPNNLAAVRRTDPIPLAPAQQRLWTVNYLSGNRADYLMATGLELHGRLDTGALEAAVTDVVERHEILRTVLPYGTEGPIQRILPVESARPDFRTVQVSPDESLHQAIDSELLRGFDLTSEPPLRIRLYRAAPGHHILLGILHHVAGDGESLAVLQQDLFTAYQARAAGGRPEWPAPATQFADYTLWLRQLFNPDGTPGPVLEKQAHYWRTVLAGMPVNPVLPTDHPRSERRENRAAAIPIDIAPATHRALTEAARTHGVTTYMLVHTALALALQQHGAGPDLPIGVALSSRDAEGLHNLVGCAVDTAIVRVDLSADPSHAALIQQVRERLLGAYEHKEFPFDSLVNLLNPPRSRTHHPLFQVMVTYQRGIRTTTPTADLTITHHPVPVRRTPWELLLDLRETHTPDGDCAGIHGEMVYAAELFDPGTVAAIVTSMTAAIRAICADSTAPGASGSIG, encoded by the coding sequence GTGACCGCGCGCCTGCCGCTGACACGCGCACAGCAACACGTCTGGGTCGCACAGCAACTCGACGACACCGGGCAACGGCTGATCGTCGGCGGATACGTGCACATTCACGGCGCCCTCGACGAGGAGGTGTTCGAGCGGGCACTGCGGATCGTCGTCGCCGGCGCGGAGACCCTGCGGGTGCGGTTCGACACCGAGACCGACGGCTCGGTCGTGCAGGTGGTCGAAGAGCTGCGGGATTGGCCACTGGGGCGCAAGAGTTTCCGCGGAGCGGCGGACCCGCACGGCGCGGCGCTGCGGTTCATGGAGGCGGCCCTCGAACAGCCGATCGACCTGGGACGGGCGCCGCTGTTCGCGCACCAGCTGCTCGATCTCGGCGCCGCGGGGACGGTGTGGTTCATCCGCTCGCATCACGTGGTGCTCGACGGGGCGTCCTCGGCGGCGTTCATTCGGCGGGTGGCCGACACCTACAGTGCGCTGCTCGACGGACGATCGGTCTCGGAAACCGTGTTCGACCGGGCGGCGGACCTGGTCGCGACGGACGAAAAGTTCCGCAGGTCGGCGCGATTCGCCGCGGACCGGGAGTTCTGGACGCAGCGGCTGGCGACCGAGCATCCCTATGATCCGCCCCAATTCGCCGGTGCGCCGACGGCCGCCGACGGCAATCGGTTTCTGCGGCACGCGGGTGTGCTCGGCGAAACCGAGTGGAAGGCTCTGCGGGTCCGCGCGGAGGCCGCCGGGACGCCGTGGCCGGTGTGGATGTTCGCGGCCATCGCCGTGCTGCTGCACGCGGATTCGGGCGCGCGCACGGTCACCCTCGGACTTGCCGTGCCCGCCAAGCGTTCCCGGCATGCGCTGGGCATGACGGCGAATATCCTGCCCCTGCGCATGACCGTCGACCCCGCCGCCACGGTCGGGGAACTGCTCGCCGCCGTGCGGGCCGAATCCCTGATCATCCTGCGGCACCAGGGTTTCCAGTATGGCGAGATGCTCGCCGAACTGGGGGAGAGCGGACTGACGGGCGGCATTCTCGGGCCCACCGTCAATGTGATGCCCATGCAGAAGGATCTGCGCTTCGGCGTCGAATCCGCGACGCTGCGGCATATCGCGGCCGGGCGCTCCGACAATCTGAACATCAGCCTCTACGACAATGGCGAACCCACGCTGTCGGTGACGCTGGAATCGAATACGCTGCGATACTCCGACCGTGATCTCGCGGCGCACCACGACCGGCTCACGGCGACGATCGCCGCCTTGGCCGCCGCGCCGGAGGATCTTCCGCTGGGGCGGTTGCGGTTCGCGCCCGACCCGGTAGCCCCGGCCGCCGGCACGGGCTCGTCCGACACGCTCGTCGATCTCTTCGAGCGCATGGTGGCCGCGCATGGGCAGGCCACCGCCGTCGTGCACGGGGGCGAATCGCTCAGTTACGCCGAACTGGATGCACGGGCCGCCAGGCTGGCTCGGATTCTGGCCGGGTCGCGGGTCGGCCCCGGCGACTTCGTCGGGCTCGCGCTGCCGCGTTCGGTGGACCTGATCGTCGCCATTCTCGCGGTGCTGCGGACGGGTGCGGCCTATGTGCCGCTCGATCCGAGCTATCCACACTGGCGGTTGCGCGCGATCCTCGAGGATGCGGCGCCGGCGCTGACCCTCGTCGGCGCGGGCGTCGAGCTTCCAGAGGTGGATTTTCCCGTCCTGCGCATCGGCGACCCGGTGCAGGTCGTCCCGGCCGAGCCCGCCGGACGGCCCGGAGCGCGATTCCCGGCGTATGTCATTCACACCTCCGGGACCACCGGCCGCCCGAAAGGTGTGGTCGTCACGCACGCGAATGTGGTCCGGCTGCTCACCGCGACCCAGCCCCGGTTCGAGTTCGGTGCGGACGATGTCTGGACGCTGTTCCACTCCACCGCTTTCGACTTCTCGGTGTGGGAGATCTGGGGTGCGCTGGGGTACGGCGGCACGCTCGTCATCGTCGACGCCGAGACCGCGCGGTCACCGCGTGAGTTCGTCGAACTGCTGGCGGCGCAACGGGTTACGGTGCTCAATCAGACGCCGTCCGCCTTCGGCATGCTGGTCGACGCGGACGCGCGACGGCCCGCCGACAGCGCGCGCCTCGCGCTGCGCCACGTGATATTCGGCGGTGAACCGGTGGAGCCGTGGCGGCTGGCCGAGTGGTGGTCGCGGCACGACCCCCGCGGGACGCGCCTGACGAACATGTACGGCATCACCGAGACGACGGTGTTCACCACCGGAACACCACTGTCGGAGACGGTCTCGCCCGGCGATATCGGCACGGCCATACCGGATCTGGCGGTCTATATCCTCGACGCCGCATTGCGCCCGGCCGCGCCCGGGGTGCCGGGCGAGCTGTACGTCGCCGGGCCTGGCGTCGCAGCCGGGTATCTGCGCCAACCCGGCCGTACCGCAGCACGATTCACCGCCGACCCCTTCGGTGCGGCGGGCACGGTGATGTATCGCAGCGGCGATGTGGCGCGCTGGACCGGCTCCGGGACACTCGAATACCTGGGTCGGGCGGACCGGCAGGTGAAGATTCGCGGCTACCGAATCGAGCCGGGAGAAATCGAGGCCGCGCTGTGCGCAATCCCGGCGGTGCGGGCCGCCGTGGTGCTGACGGTGGAACAGCGGACCGGTCATCGTCGCCTGGCTGCCTTCGTGGTCGGCGCGGACGCCGGCGGGAACGGCGTCGATGTCGGTGCGGTGCGGGCCTCGGTTGCCGAACTGCTTCCCGCGCACGCTGTTCCGTCGACAATCCTGGCCGTCGATGCCTTGCCGACCACACCCAATGGCAAGGTCGACGAGCGCAGGCTGCGCGCCTTCGCCACCAACGGCGGAACGCCCACAGCCGGCGCCCTTCCGCGCACCGATGCCGAGGCCCGGCTGCACGCCGTATTCGCGGAAGTGCTCGGACACAACAGCTTCGGTGTCGATGACGGATTCTTCGCGGTCGGTGGCGACAGCATTCTCGCCATTCGACTGGCGGATCGCGCTCGCGCCGCCGGATTCGCCCTCACTCCGCGAGATGTGTTCGAACAGCAGAGCATCCGGGCACTGGTCCACACGGCGGGAACGCTACCTGTGGCAGCTCCGCGCGTGACGGCCATGCCACCGGCCACCCGCGACGGCCGGATAGTGCTGCCCGCGACGGCCTTGCAGGCGGGGTTGCTGTTCCACTCGATCTATCAGGACGGGGCGGGCGAGGATCCCTACCTCGTGCAGGCCGTGCTGACCCTGGACGGTCCGATCGATGCACAGCGGTTGGGCGCGGCCCTGCGCGCGGTGCTCGCCCGGCACCCGCACCTGCTGGGCCGGTTCGTCGTCGACCGCGACGCCCCGGAATACGAGGTCCGCACCGATATCGAATTGCCGTGGCGAGTGGTCGAACTCGATGGCCGGTCCGATGCCGTGCCGATGGCGGGGCAGGACGACGCCAGGCCGCTGGTCGAGCCGGACGTTCTCGCGCGAGTGCGCGCCGAGGACGCGCGCATGACTCCGCTCGAAGCGCCGCTGCTGCGGGTCGCTTTCGTTCGCACCGCGCCGCAGTCCGCCACGCTCGTGGTGACACATCACCATGCGCTGCTCGATGGCTGGTCGCTGGGCATCCTGCTGCGCGAACTGCTGCTGTCGTATCGCGGCTGCGAATTGCCCGCTGTCACACCGTTCACCGCATTCCTGGACCGGTCGGCGGCACAGGATCGTGCGCGTGCCCGGACGGCCTGGGCACAGGCGCTGGCCGGGGTCGAACCGAGCAAGGTGGCGCGCGCGGAGCGGGGGCGGTGGCGGCGGCCGGCCGAACACCGGTTCGCGCTGCCCGCGCCCCTGGTGACCGCGCTGCGCGAACGGGCGGGGGCGCACGGGCTCACCCTCAATACGATGGTTCAGGCGCTGTGGGCGCTGGTCGTGGCCAATCTGACCGGCAGCGAGGACGTCGTATTCGGCATCACCGTATCCGGGCGCGACAGTGGGGACCTCGACGCCGCCGTCGGACTGCTCATGAACACCGTCCCGCTGCGGGTACGCGTGCGGCCTGCCGAAACGGCGCTCGAGCTCGCCGTCCGGATCCAGCGCGAGCGGGTCGCGCTCATGGAGCACGATCACCTCGGGCTGTCCGAGATCGTGGCGGCGGCAGGGGTTCCCGACCTGTTCGACACCTCGCTGGTGTTCGAGAACTTTCCGCTCGATTCGGCGCTGCTCGATGATCCGGGCGCGGAGTTCCGGGTCAGCGACGTGGATGTGCTCGGCGGAACGCACTTTCCGCTCACGGTCATCGTGGTGCCCGGAGCGGGCGAACTGACCTTCCGGCTCGGTGCGCAGCTCGACCACATCGATTCGCTCGGCGATATCGACGAACTGTGGTCACGCATCCTCACCGCGGCGGCGGCGCTCACGACACCACGGCACGCCCCGATCGGACAGCTCGATCTGCTGCCGCCCGCCCGTCGTGCCGAGCTGGTGAACGCCGGGCGCGGTGTGCAGACAACCATCGAAAACGGCGCTCTCGCCGCGTGTTTCGAATCGACCGTGCGCGATCACGCGGACTCGATCGCACTCTGGTGTGACGGCGTCGAGCTCACCTACGCCGAGCTGAACGGCCGCGCCAACCAGGTCGCCCGCTGGCTGCGCACCCGCGGTGCGGGACCGGGAGTGCCGGTCGGCCTCGCGCTGCCGCGCTCGGTCGACCTCGTGGTCGACTTCCTCGCCGTGGCCAAGCTGGGCGCACTCTGCGTACCCCTGAGCGATCGCTACCCGCCCGCGCATGTGCGGCGGCTGCTGGAATTCACCGGGACCACGCTGGTTCTGCACGAACTCGACGGTGCGGCAGCGGATTTCGATGACAGCAACCTCGACGTACATGTCGCCGCCGATGCGGTCGCGACGCTGATGTTCACCTCCGGCTCGACCGGCGCGTCCAAGGGCGTGGAGATCACCCACCGCAATATCGTGGCCCGCGCCCGCGACCGGATCGGCCACAGCGACGGCCATCGGCGCATGCTCATGCACCTGCCGCACAACTGGGACATGGTGGTCTGGGAGTTGTGGTTGCCTCTGCTCACCGGCCGCACGACCGTTCTGGCTCGCCCGGGCGTGCTCGATGTCCACGACTACACCGAGGTGCTGCGGGCGGGCCGGGTCACCTCGATCATGCTGCCGGCGGGGCTGTTTCATCTTCTCGCCGAACAGATTCCGGACGATCTCGCCGGCTTGCGGATGATCGCCTCCGCCGGTGATGTGCTGCCACCGCGTGCCGCCGCCACCGTGCGACGCGGTGCGCACCCGCCGGTGGTGACCAATTCGTACGGTCCCGTCGAGGCGACCAGTTACGCACTGACCTTCGCGATTCCCGGTGACATGCCGGCGGATCGGCCGGTTCCGGTCGGGCGTCCGGCCGACAATACGCGGGTCGCGGTCCTGGACGCGGCGCTGCGGCCGGTTCCGGTCGGGGTGGCGGGGGAGATCTACCTGTCGGGCGCGGGGCTGGCCAACGGCTACCATCGCGACCCGGCCCGGACCGCGGAACGTTTCGTACCCGACCCGTTCGGACCACCAGGCGACCGCATGTACCGCACCGGCGATCTGGGCCGCTGGGATGGCGACGGCCTGCTGCACTTCCTCGGCCGCGCCGACCGGCAGTTGAAGGTCAATGGTTTCCGCGTCGAACCCGGTGAGGTCGAAGCCGCGATTCGCCGGGAACCCGGTATCAGCGCGGTGATCGTCACCGCGCGGCGGGTCGCCAGCGGGCAATCGCTGCTCGCCCACGTCGTCGGCGAACAGATCGACACCGCCGCCCTGCGCACCCGCCTGACCGCCACATTGCCCTCCTATCTCGTGCCTTCCGCGATCGTGGTCATGAGTGCCTTGCCATTGACCCCCATGGGCAAGATCGACGTCGCGGCGCTGCCCGTTCCCGAGGCCGGTGACCGGATACCGGCGCGAACACCCCGGCAGCAGCTCATCGCGGCGGCCTTCGCGGAAGCCCTGGGCCGCACCGATATCGGCATCACCGACGACTTCTTCGCGCTCGGCGGCAATTCGCTGTCCGCCATCCGTGTCGTCGCTGCCCTGCGGTCGCGCCTCGAGGTCGCGGTGTCCCTGCGGGACCTGTTCGAGTCGCCGACGATCGCCGCACTGGAACAGGCCCTGGATCTGCGTGCGCCCGGGAAGGGCTCACATCATCTCGGGCATCTCCCGAACAACCTTGCCGCCGTGCGGCGTACGGACCCGATCCCGCTCGCGCCCGCCCAGCAGCGGCTGTGGACGGTGAACTACCTCAGCGGCAATCGGGCCGACTATCTGATGGCCACCGGCCTCGAACTGCACGGCCGGCTCGACACCGGCGCTCTGGAAGCGGCCGTCACCGATGTGGTCGAACGACACGAAATCCTGCGCACCGTACTGCCCTATGGGACCGAGGGCCCGATCCAGCGCATCCTGCCGGTCGAGTCCGCACGCCCCGACTTCCGCACGGTGCAGGTGTCCCCTGATGAAAGCCTCCACCAGGCAATCGATTCCGAGCTGCTGCGCGGATTCGATCTCACCTCCGAACCGCCCCTGCGTATCCGGCTCTACCGCGCGGCCCCCGGCCATCACATCCTGCTCGGCATCCTCCACCACGTCGCCGGGGACGGTGAATCCCTCGCCGTGCTCCAGCAGGACCTGTTCACCGCCTACCAGGCCCGCGCCGCCGGTGGCCGACCCGAATGGCCCGCCCCGGCCACACAGTTCGCCGACTACACGCTCTGGCTGCGCCAACTGTTCAACCCCGACGGCACCCCCGGCCCCGTCCTCGAAAAGCAAGCCCACTACTGGCGCACCGTCCTCGCGGGCATGCCCGTGAACCCGGTGCTCCCCACCGACCATCCCCGATCGGAGCGCCGCGAAAACCGCGCCGCCGCAATCCCGATCGACATCGCCCCCGCCACCCACCGCGCCCTCACCGAGGCCGCCCGCACCCACGGCGTCACCACCTACATGCTCGTCCACACCGCCCTGGCCCTCGCCCTCCAGCAGCACGGCGCAGGCCCCGACCTCCCCATCGGCGTGGCCCTGAGCTCCCGCGACGCCGAGGGCCTGCACAACCTGGTGGGCTGCGCGGTGGACACCGCCATCGTCCGTGTGGACCTGTCCGCCGACCCCTCCCACGCCGCGCTCATCCAGCAGGTCCGCGAACGCCTCCTGGGCGCCTACGAGCACAAGGAATTCCCGTTCGACAGCCTCGTGAACCTGCTGAACCCACCCCGTTCCCGCACCCACCACCCCCTGTTCCAGGTCATGGTCACCTACCAGCGCGGCATCCGAACAACCACCCCCACAGCCGATCTGACCATCACCCACCACCCGGTCCCGGTCCGCCGCACCCCCTGGGAACTACTCCTCGACCTCCGCGAGACCCACACCCCCGACGGCGACTGCGCCGGCATCCACGGCGAGATGGTCTACGCCGCAGAACTGTTCGACCCCGGCACCGTCGCCGCCATAGTCACCTCGATGACCGCCGCGATTCGCGCGATCTGCGCGGACTCGACGGCCCCCGGCGCTAGCGGCTCGATCGGTTGA